The Aeoliella mucimassa genome includes the window CGATCGCCGGATTGGCTTCCCATCGCGCCCAACCGTCGTCGTGACGGGCGATGGCCGATAGTAGTTCGTGCCGTACGTCTTGCAGGTGAGGATTGTCGCTATCGGCCGCACACACCACCGGCGGTACCTGCTCACTGCCCCACGCCCGCGCCAACTCGGCGCTCACGCGGGCGTGTTCCACCTGCGACACAAGCAACAATTTGTCAGGCTTCTCGACTAGAGGAACAGAACGGCGAATCATGGCAACCGCTTACGATGGCTAATTTCATACAAGCTGCGAGCAGCGCACTCGCGTTACTCCTCGGGGCATTGCTCCGGCGTGTCGCCGGCGGTTGCGCTGCCAAACGACAACTCGGCTGGCAGCCCGCCGCTGGCTTCGCGCTTGGTCCAGTCGCCCCAACTGCCATGGTAGTTGGCGGCTGGCTTGCCGGTGGCCAGCTCGACAGCAAGCGCCATGACCGCTGCGCGGCCGCCACCGCCGCAGTAAGTGACTGTTGGTTTCGCAGGATCGAAATGCACGCGCTCGAGCAATTGCTTGAGCTGGTTGATCTCGAGCAGCTTGCCGGTGTCGGCGTCGACCAGCTCTTCCCAGTTCAGATGGTGAGCGGTAGGAATGTACCCGGCTTCATTCTCTTGGTCGGTGCGGGTGTCGATAAGGCAGGTCGCCGCTTGGTCGCTATCGGCAATCGCTCGCACCTCGGCGTAGTCGGCGAAGCGCTCGGGCTGAGCGGTTGCTTTGAACGTGCTGCTCTCGACAAACGAGGGAGTGTCGGTCGACAGGCTTTGCTCGGCCGCCCGCCAGGCCTGCATGCCGCCGTTGAGCACGCGAACGTCGTCGACGCCCCAGTATTTGAGCATCCACCACACGCGAGCAGCCGATGGAGAGACCTTGGTATCGACGACCACCACGGTTGTGTTATTGCTGGGGAGGTAGCGACCGATGCGCGAGGTCCAAGCGGCCGTGTCGTCGCCCTGGCCGAAGGTCGACTTCCACTCCTTGGTATCCACGTGCAGCGCACCATGAATATGACCCTCGGCGAACGCGTCGGCCGAGCGAACATCGAGCACCACCAGCGGGCTGGGAGCTTGCGACTCGGCGGCCAGGCGTTCGGCGAGCTGGGGGACTTCCATCAACAATTCGGTTTTCTCCTCGGCGTGGATCGTATTAGGCAGCATCAACATCAGGATAGCGATCGTCGGGAGGGTCCAGTGCATGGCAGTGCTTTCCGTTATTCAGGACAACGAGGTTGCGATTCGAACCAAACTCTAACACACAATCCACTCGGCACCAAACAAAACAGCCGGCGCTCCCCGGGGAGAGCACCGGCTGCTGTTGGACACTTAGACGCCCGGTTCTTAGCCCTTGTAGAAGCTGCAGAACTCGTCGATCGAAACCGGCTTGATCTTGTCGGCCCAGCCAGCTTGACCAAAGGCGGTCATGCGAGCGATGCAGACTTCCTTCATCTTTTCGCGAGCGGGCTTCAGGTAATCGCGGGGATCGAACTTCTCGGGGGTCGTGGCGAACACCTTACGGATGGCACCGGTGATGGCCATGCGGTTGTCGGTGTCGACGTTCACCTTACGCACGCCGTGCTTGATACCCTTTTGGATCTCTTCGACAGGCACGCCGTAGGTTTGCTTCATTTCACCACCGTACTCGTTGATGATGTCCTGCAGCTCTTGAGGAACGCTGCTCGAACCGTGCATCACCAGGTGGCAGTTCGGCAGACGCTTGTGGATCTCTTCGATGCGATCCATGGCCAGCACTTCGCCGGTTGGCTTCTTGGTGAACTTGTAAGCACCGTGGCTGGTACCGATAGCGACAGCCAAGGCATCCACACCGGTGTCGGCGACGAAGCGTTCGGCTTCATCAGGGTCGGTCAGCAGTTGATCGTGCGACAGCGCT containing:
- the fba gene encoding class II fructose-bisphosphate aldolase (catalyzes the reversible aldol condensation of dihydroxyacetonephosphate and glyceraldehyde 3-phosphate in the Calvin cycle, glycolysis, and/or gluconeogenesis), coding for MPLVPMRLLLDHAAENDYGLAAFNVNNMEQIQAIMEAAAETNSPVIVQASRGARKYSQDNYLRHLMLAAAELYPTIPIVMHQDHGNSPDTCQSAIDNGFTSVMMDGSLQADGSTPADYDYNVGVTKTVVDAAHKQGVSVEGELGCLGSLETGGGEQEDGHGATEALSHDQLLTDPDEAERFVADTGVDALAVAIGTSHGAYKFTKKPTGEVLAMDRIEEIHKRLPNCHLVMHGSSSVPQELQDIINEYGGEMKQTYGVPVEEIQKGIKHGVRKVNVDTDNRMAITGAIRKVFATTPEKFDPRDYLKPAREKMKEVCIARMTAFGQAGWADKIKPVSIDEFCSFYKG
- a CDS encoding sulfurtransferase, which translates into the protein MHWTLPTIAILMLMLPNTIHAEEKTELLMEVPQLAERLAAESQAPSPLVVLDVRSADAFAEGHIHGALHVDTKEWKSTFGQGDDTAAWTSRIGRYLPSNNTTVVVVDTKVSPSAARVWWMLKYWGVDDVRVLNGGMQAWRAAEQSLSTDTPSFVESSTFKATAQPERFADYAEVRAIADSDQAATCLIDTRTDQENEAGYIPTAHHLNWEELVDADTGKLLEINQLKQLLERVHFDPAKPTVTYCGGGGRAAVMALAVELATGKPAANYHGSWGDWTKREASGGLPAELSFGSATAGDTPEQCPEE